One stretch of Streptomyces sp. NBC_00443 DNA includes these proteins:
- a CDS encoding peptidoglycan-binding protein, which produces MSRWAVLPAELDPRVRQLVVRLRRLKDHSGLSLRQLGARTGYSPKSWERYLGGRSLPPPQAVEALARIGGEDPTRWLALREVAAEAWGNGRGEAPAADARAPEAVLPESVMPEATTTGPEILTAGSPTGAGSRADGTPSPTRSLRVALVAGAVALVLAVSSTVLLAVRLLGGAGETAAPLAASAASAPGSSSQSAPTYACRVERVDGRWYAGLSPTRGAVLANGHAGPEVAEAQCLLRRAGISPGGIDGIFGPLTETAVRRAQQRAGLVVDGIVGPQTWKALRR; this is translated from the coding sequence ATGTCGCGTTGGGCAGTGCTGCCCGCGGAACTCGATCCGCGCGTACGGCAGTTGGTGGTGCGGTTGCGCCGCCTGAAGGACCACAGCGGGTTGAGCCTGCGGCAGCTGGGCGCGAGGACGGGGTACAGCCCGAAGTCATGGGAACGGTATCTGGGCGGCCGTTCGTTGCCGCCACCGCAGGCCGTCGAGGCACTGGCCCGGATCGGGGGTGAGGATCCGACCCGGTGGCTGGCCCTGCGCGAGGTCGCGGCGGAGGCGTGGGGGAACGGGCGCGGGGAAGCGCCCGCGGCGGACGCGCGCGCCCCGGAAGCGGTGTTGCCGGAATCGGTGATGCCGGAAGCAACGACGACAGGGCCGGAGATCCTGACAGCCGGGTCGCCGACCGGAGCCGGGTCCCGGGCCGACGGGACACCCTCGCCGACGCGTTCGCTGCGGGTCGCCCTGGTCGCGGGCGCCGTGGCACTGGTGCTGGCCGTCTCCTCGACGGTCCTCCTCGCCGTACGGCTCCTCGGCGGCGCGGGAGAGACAGCAGCTCCCCTCGCCGCGTCCGCCGCGTCGGCACCGGGATCGTCCTCGCAGTCGGCGCCCACGTACGCCTGCCGAGTCGAGCGGGTCGACGGCCGCTGGTACGCGGGCCTCAGCCCCACCAGGGGCGCCGTCCTCGCGAACGGCCACGCGGGGCCGGAGGTGGCCGAGGCGCAGTGTCTGCTGCGCCGGGCGGGCATCTCGCCGGGCGGCATCGACGGGATCTTCGGTCCGCTGACGGAGACCGCGGTCAGACGCGCGCAACAGCGGGCGGGGCTGGTGGTGGACGGCATCGTCGGCCCGCAGACCTGGAAGGCCCTACGGCGATGA
- a CDS encoding helix-turn-helix domain-containing protein — MTQPQPERARLACALRELKIRTGLSLVGLAAKTAFSKSSWDRYLNGRTLPPRDAVQELCRLAGEPEGRCLALWEIAESQSSGRAREGPRSPSSPSPQPPSAPAPPPPPPPPPLAPPPPPSPQQGTCAGSPADGRAVHRGARALAVLASMCAVILGGVAAVVLLLPHPAGEPGSALAPPPSAAGPRCQGAACEGRSPMHMKCAAAPVTLDRHRTTTGAWLELRYSEECGTSWARMWGTRVGDRLEMPAADRGCADVGDGAVRSAEVRSDIDADAYVYTPMTAARPGTAVRACFRPAAGGGKECFDSRVAR; from the coding sequence ATGACGCAACCGCAACCAGAACGGGCCCGACTGGCCTGCGCGCTGCGGGAGTTGAAGATCCGCACCGGTCTGAGCCTGGTCGGCCTCGCGGCGAAGACGGCGTTCAGCAAGTCCTCCTGGGACCGCTACCTCAACGGCCGCACCCTGCCCCCGCGCGACGCGGTCCAGGAGCTGTGCCGTCTCGCGGGCGAGCCGGAGGGGCGCTGTCTGGCCCTGTGGGAGATCGCGGAGTCGCAGAGCAGCGGGCGGGCGCGGGAGGGCCCACGGTCTCCGTCCTCGCCCTCGCCCCAGCCTCCGTCCGCTCCGGCACCCCCGCCTCCCCCTCCGCCTCCCCCTCTCGCTCCGCCTCCGCCTCCGTCTCCTCAGCAGGGCACGTGTGCCGGGAGTCCCGCCGACGGCCGTGCCGTCCACCGCGGTGCGAGAGCCCTGGCGGTGCTCGCGTCGATGTGTGCCGTGATCCTCGGGGGCGTCGCGGCGGTGGTCCTGCTGCTGCCGCACCCGGCGGGGGAGCCGGGGTCGGCCCTGGCCCCGCCGCCGTCCGCGGCCGGGCCCCGCTGCCAGGGGGCGGCCTGCGAGGGCAGGAGCCCGATGCACATGAAGTGCGCAGCAGCTCCGGTCACCCTCGACAGACACCGCACCACCACCGGCGCCTGGCTGGAACTGCGCTACAGCGAGGAGTGCGGGACGAGTTGGGCCCGGATGTGGGGGACGCGCGTGGGCGACCGGCTGGAGATGCCGGCGGCCGACCGCGGCTGCGCTGACGTCGGTGACGGTGCCGTCCGCAGCGCCGAGGTCCGGAGCGACATCGACGCGGACGCCTACGTCTACACCCCGATGACCGCGGCTCGGCCCGGAACCGCAGTCCGCGCCTGCTTCCGGCCGGCGGCGGGCGGCGGGAAGGAGTGCTTCGACAGCCGAGTGGCCCGATGA
- a CDS encoding DUF4253 domain-containing protein — protein MATLPNPLPKLATDLTGAALGLQLPPGRLLDATCEDESHGPLLWLADQQAVPGTWAALATARRAAGLLPVVLDAGGRHGGPQMWELTPDAMSYPGDHDADEVLADLWDEYAAGETEEEWPGLADTHAAADTLSADDPDAVATDIADSLLDSGGLLEDPRLALVPARRSADVPAAIGWTGPVNHEGDTARLCAVLRSWEDRFGIRVVALGFDHLLVSVAFPPTTAAEAEAVAAEHFAFCPDNILQSGDSTVRAYAEKRLLNQPAWHFWWD, from the coding sequence ATGGCGACTCTTCCGAACCCGCTGCCGAAGCTCGCGACCGACCTGACGGGCGCCGCGCTCGGTCTCCAACTCCCTCCCGGCAGGCTCCTCGACGCGACCTGCGAGGACGAATCGCACGGGCCGCTGCTGTGGCTCGCCGACCAGCAGGCGGTGCCGGGCACCTGGGCCGCGCTGGCCACGGCCCGGCGGGCCGCCGGCCTGCTGCCGGTCGTCCTGGACGCGGGCGGCCGCCATGGCGGCCCCCAGATGTGGGAGCTGACGCCCGACGCGATGTCGTACCCGGGAGATCACGACGCCGATGAGGTGCTGGCGGACCTCTGGGACGAGTACGCGGCCGGGGAGACGGAAGAGGAGTGGCCCGGCCTGGCCGACACGCACGCCGCCGCCGACACCCTCTCCGCCGACGACCCCGACGCGGTGGCCACCGACATCGCGGACTCCCTGCTGGACAGCGGCGGCCTGTTGGAGGACCCCCGCCTCGCCCTCGTTCCGGCCCGTCGCAGCGCGGACGTCCCGGCGGCGATCGGCTGGACGGGCCCGGTGAACCACGAGGGCGACACCGCTCGCCTCTGCGCGGTGCTCCGCTCCTGGGAGGACCGCTTCGGCATACGGGTCGTGGCGCTCGGCTTCGACCACCTCCTCGTCTCCGTCGCGTTTCCGCCGACCACCGCGGCCGAGGCGGAGGCCGTCGCCGCCGAGCACTTCGCGTTCTGCCCGGACAACATCCTGCAGAGCGGTGACAGCACGGTGCGCGCGTACGCCGAGAAGCGGCTCCTCAACCAGCCGGCCTGGCACTTCTGGTGGGACTGA
- a CDS encoding arylamine N-acetyltransferase family protein, translating to MADTARTPQAAGFDLDAYLQRIGWEGERRADAATLRGVHLAHMRGIPFENLDALRRTAPSLDPADLMAKLVHSRRGGYCYEHNTLLACALEALGFGVTRLAARVVVGADRVESRPRTHMTLLVEEPGDPQPYLADVGFGAIGALLEPVPLTAGVEFRDAERRHRLVHAPHHGPLELWVLQAHDRVKGDWADQYAFTLEPFEKPDFEVINWHIGTNPRSPFTQRVYAQSITAERHLLLNGPQLTRTRADGAVVEQEVTEEEQARRLLDEEFGIEVPDGMRVLSQ from the coding sequence ATGGCCGACACAGCGCGGACGCCTCAGGCGGCGGGGTTCGACCTCGACGCGTACCTCCAGCGGATCGGTTGGGAGGGCGAGCGGCGGGCCGACGCGGCGACGCTTCGGGGCGTACACCTGGCGCACATGAGGGGCATCCCCTTCGAGAACCTGGACGCCCTGCGGCGTACGGCGCCCTCCCTCGACCCGGCCGACCTGATGGCCAAGCTGGTCCACAGCCGGCGCGGCGGCTACTGCTACGAGCACAACACGCTGCTCGCCTGCGCGCTGGAGGCGCTGGGCTTCGGCGTGACCCGGCTGGCGGCGCGCGTCGTCGTGGGGGCGGACCGCGTCGAGAGCCGACCGCGCACCCATATGACGCTGCTCGTCGAGGAGCCCGGCGACCCGCAGCCGTATCTCGCGGACGTCGGCTTCGGCGCGATCGGCGCGCTGCTGGAGCCGGTGCCGCTGACGGCCGGTGTCGAGTTCCGGGACGCGGAACGCCGGCACCGGCTCGTCCACGCGCCCCACCACGGGCCGCTGGAGCTGTGGGTGCTCCAGGCCCACGACCGTGTGAAGGGCGACTGGGCGGATCAGTACGCGTTCACTCTGGAGCCGTTCGAGAAGCCCGACTTCGAGGTCATCAACTGGCACATCGGCACCAATCCGCGCTCACCGTTCACCCAGCGCGTCTACGCCCAGAGCATCACCGCCGAACGTCACCTCCTGCTCAACGGCCCGCAGCTCACGCGGACCCGGGCGGACGGGGCGGTCGTCGAGCAGGAGGTGACGGAGGAGGAGCAGGCGCGGCGGTTGCTGGACGAGGAGTTCGGGATCGAGGTGCCGGACGGGATGCGGGTGTTGTCGCAGTGA
- a CDS encoding aminotransferase-like domain-containing protein, with protein MTVTEPAPPAPHHAPAAVPPLAARAGSVGGSPVRDILAVTARPEVINFAGGLPAPELFDREGIAAAFRDVLAETPERALQYSTTEGEPSLRTGIAARMSAGGLATDADDLLITTGSQQGLSLLATALLDPGDTVLVEDPCYLAALQAFGLAGARVVAVPGDAAGVDPQALEELVARERPKLFYTVPTFQNPTGRTLPAERRAAVAEVAARGGVWIVEDDPYGELRYEGERVPWIASYPGAQDRTVLLGSFSKVMAPGLRLGWLRAPAALRRACVVAKQAADLHTPTLNQLAAARCLTGLDAHVARVRDVYRERRDAMVAGLPGALPEGSTWARPEGGMFLWARLPEVYDTTALLPKVVRQDVAYVPGAPFYAGEPDRSTLRLCFVTQTPEEIGEGLRRLGEGLRQA; from the coding sequence ATGACCGTCACCGAGCCCGCGCCTCCCGCGCCCCACCACGCCCCTGCCGCCGTGCCGCCGCTCGCGGCGCGGGCCGGGTCGGTCGGTGGCTCGCCCGTACGGGACATTCTCGCCGTCACCGCCCGGCCCGAGGTCATCAACTTCGCGGGCGGGCTGCCGGCGCCGGAGCTGTTCGACCGGGAGGGCATCGCGGCCGCCTTCCGTGACGTACTCGCCGAGACACCGGAGCGGGCGCTGCAGTACTCCACGACGGAGGGCGAGCCGAGCCTGCGCACCGGGATCGCCGCGCGCATGTCGGCCGGGGGCCTCGCGACGGACGCCGACGACCTCCTCATCACCACCGGCTCCCAGCAGGGTCTGTCACTCCTGGCGACCGCGCTGCTGGATCCCGGTGACACGGTTCTCGTCGAAGACCCCTGTTATCTGGCGGCACTTCAGGCCTTCGGCCTCGCGGGAGCGCGGGTCGTGGCCGTGCCGGGGGACGCGGCCGGAGTGGACCCGCAGGCGCTGGAGGAGCTTGTCGCGCGGGAGCGGCCGAAGCTCTTCTACACCGTGCCCACCTTCCAGAACCCGACCGGCCGGACCCTGCCCGCCGAGCGCAGGGCGGCCGTCGCCGAGGTCGCCGCCCGGGGCGGGGTGTGGATCGTCGAGGACGACCCGTACGGCGAACTCCGCTACGAAGGCGAGCGCGTGCCCTGGATCGCGTCCTACCCGGGAGCCCAGGACCGTACGGTGCTGCTCGGCTCCTTCTCCAAGGTGATGGCGCCGGGTCTGCGGCTGGGCTGGCTGCGCGCGCCGGCCGCCCTGCGGCGGGCCTGCGTGGTCGCCAAGCAGGCGGCCGACCTGCACACGCCGACCCTGAACCAGCTCGCCGCCGCCCGCTGTCTGACCGGCCTCGACGCCCATGTCGCCCGCGTCAGGGACGTCTACCGCGAACGCCGCGACGCCATGGTCGCCGGCCTGCCCGGGGCTCTGCCGGAGGGATCGACCTGGGCCCGTCCCGAGGGCGGCATGTTCCTGTGGGCCCGCCTGCCGGAGGTGTACGACACGACGGCTCTGCTGCCGAAGGTGGTCCGGCAGGACGTGGCGTACGTGCCCGGCGCGCCCTTCTACGCCGGTGAGCCCGACCGGTCGACCCTGCGGCTGTGCTTCGTGACGCAGACGCCCGAGGAGATCGGGGAGGGCCTGAGGCGGCTCGGGGAGGGTTTGCGTCAGGCTTAG
- the hemB gene encoding porphobilinogen synthase: protein MTTYGSFPGTRPRRLRTTPAMRRMVAETRLHPADFILPAFVREGVSEPVPIAAMPGVVQHTRDSLKKAAAEAVEAGISGIMLFGVPEEAKKDALGTPGTDPDGILQVAIRDVRAEVGDELLVMSDLCLDETTDHGHCGVLDADGRVDNDATLERYAEMAQVQADAGAHVVGPSGMMDGQIGVVRDALDQIGREDVAVLAYTAKYASAFYGPFREAVGSSLQGDRKTYQQDPANARESLRELALDLEEGADMVMVKPAGPYLDILARVADAVDVPVAAYQISGEYSMVEAAAEKGWIDRDRAILETLTGIKRAGARNILTYWATEAAQKLR, encoded by the coding sequence GGCGTCTGCGGACCACCCCGGCCATGCGGCGGATGGTCGCCGAGACCAGGCTGCACCCCGCCGACTTCATCCTCCCGGCCTTCGTGCGCGAGGGCGTCAGCGAGCCGGTGCCGATCGCGGCCATGCCAGGGGTCGTCCAGCACACGCGGGACAGTCTGAAGAAGGCCGCCGCCGAGGCGGTGGAGGCCGGCATCTCCGGGATCATGCTCTTCGGGGTGCCCGAGGAGGCGAAGAAGGACGCCCTCGGGACTCCTGGGACCGATCCGGACGGGATTCTCCAGGTCGCCATCCGGGATGTGCGGGCTGAAGTGGGGGACGAGCTGCTCGTCATGTCCGATCTGTGTCTCGACGAGACCACCGATCACGGGCACTGCGGGGTGCTGGACGCGGACGGGCGGGTCGACAACGACGCGACCCTGGAGCGGTACGCCGAGATGGCGCAGGTGCAGGCCGACGCCGGGGCCCACGTGGTCGGGCCCAGCGGGATGATGGACGGGCAGATCGGCGTCGTCCGGGACGCGCTCGACCAGATCGGGCGGGAGGACGTCGCCGTCCTCGCCTACACCGCCAAATACGCCTCCGCCTTTTACGGGCCGTTCCGGGAGGCCGTCGGCTCGTCGTTGCAGGGTGACCGGAAGACGTATCAGCAGGACCCGGCGAATGCGCGGGAGTCGCTGCGGGAGCTCGCCCTCGACCTGGAGGAGGGCGCCGACATGGTGATGGTCAAGCCGGCCGGGCCCTACCTCGACATCCTGGCGCGGGTCGCCGACGCGGTGGACGTGCCGGTCGCCGCCTATCAGATCTCCGGTGAGTACTCGATGGTCGAGGCCGCCGCAGAGAAGGGCTGGATCGACCGGGACCGGGCCATCCTCGAGACGCTGACCGGCATCAAGAGGGCGGGAGCCCGCAACATCCTCACGTACTGGGCGACGGAAGCGGCTCAGAAGCTCCGGTAA